One Trichoderma asperellum chromosome 5, complete sequence genomic region harbors:
- a CDS encoding uncharacterized protein (EggNog:ENOG41): MNNANEQAGPSSGQQTNNNDLHQLAEDIRQRALEEAEDSKSDTWAESERDAMLEDIGIDLTGMDEIFDEYDDGMDGEAGAEMDDDHVSLLRDINRITIEEVEVNGMKKKKFKFDDLDIEDYFNNADPYETPKAAKSRVSYAGRDLISVLCQHVELAVELGKHLNDRDVLNLCLANRPFYCTVSGYLLSSIRTWIEYRAPEAGRIFHYQLYARHLVDDPQRRTWMALKQGMNTSPNKDSKIRKVPGLKYLQLVLGRDKYCREILAIMARCGHRMPTTMHHSLLRLWLLMDIATSHQRQSMLRMTHLFKDVDLYNIQMFIIKLGMLFNDPVYGPCKYDLVQLMLGQKGLYKLWQLLTRKKFNKLSEIIELKLRYDFNFFSEGGYWLENMLGQIQGIPFREIGQQHKEGWGAGRAHLLRPDEVIPIEAVRRGLCLDEHLSQMMIWGYFDWKTGENIVPSMEEMYIEDEDDVLANVDTLEHWKPRHILKKQWYKLTPEQQDEILSDEEDERLRAQAWCGNSDDDAGSLDGVSDSDSDKSLDLDEEINRGYIVRPQAKDHESTVPDVNNMQGWIDFVNQSILGGIPVDLGEEEKIRAQAWSSYPDHDPGEDWDWDDLIRERRNRRSHQQEPGSGSDSQGEGDSDDEMEDYDDDEEEDGEGSYVYNDDMEDGNGDEEDDADDNNLAV; this comes from the coding sequence ATGAATAACGCAAACGAGCAAGCTGGACCGAGCAGCGGCCAGCAAACCAACAACAATGATTTGCATCAGCTGGCCGAGGATATTAGGCAGCGAGCCTTAGAAGAGGCCGAGGACTCCAAAAGTGATACATGGGCAGAAAGCGAACGTGATGCTATGCTAGAGGATATTGGAATCGATTTGACGGGGATGGATGAGATTTTCGACGAGTACGACGATGGGATGGATGGCGAAGCGGGCGCAGAGATGGATGACGATCATGTCAGTCTCCTCAGGGACATCAACCGAATTACCATCGAAGAAGTGGAAGTGAATggcatgaagaagaagaaattcaaGTTTGACGACCTCGATATCGAAGACTACTTTAACAATGCCGATCCGTACGAGACGCCAAAAGCAGCGAAATCTCGCGTCTCTTATGCTGGAAGAGATCTCATCTCAGTGTTATGCCAGCACGTTGAACTGGCTGTTGAGCTGGGCAAACATCTCAACGACAGAGACGTGCTGAACCTCTGTCTCGCGAACCGTCCCTTTTACTGCACCGTCAGTGGCTATCTCCTTTCCAGCATTCGAACATGGATCGAATACAGAGCCCCAGAGGCAGGGCGCATTTTTCACTACCAGCTCTACGCAAGGCATCTCGTGGATGATCCGCAGAGAAGGACGTGGATGGCTCTGAAGCAAGGCATGAACACGTCGCCGAATAAGGACAGCAAAATTCGCAAAGTACCTGGTTTGAAGTATCTACAGCTGGTATTGGGACGGGACAAGTACTGCAGGGAGATTCTCGCCATCATGGCTCGATGTGGCCACCGCATGCCGACGACGATGCATCACTCACTTCTACGGCTCTGGCTTCTCATGGACATTGCCACTTCTCACCAGAGACAGTCCATGCTGCGAATGACACATCTATTCAAAGACGTTGACCTCTATAACATACAAATGTTCATCATCAAGCTCGGCATGCTGTTCAACGATCCTGTCTACGGCCCTTGCAAATATGATCTGGTACAGCTTATGCTGGGCCAGAAAGGTCTCTATAAACTATGGCAGCTTCTTACCCGCAAGAAATTCAATAAGCTTTCCGAAATAATTGAGCTCAAGCTGCGCTAcgactttaattttttcaGTGAAGGCGGCTATTGGTTAGAAAACATGCTGGGCCAGATCCAGGGCATCCCCTTTCGGGAAATTGGCCAGCAGCACAAGGAGGGCTGGGGAGCAGGCCGAGCACATCTTCTTCGGCCGGACGAGGTTATTCCCATAGAAGCTGTTCGTAGGGGGCTTTGCCTAGACGAACACTTGAGCCAAATGATGATTTGGGGATACTTTGATTGGAAGACGGGAGAGAATATCGTTCCCTCCATGGAAGAGATGTATattgaggatgaggatgatgtcCTCGCCAACGTTGATACGCTTGAACACTGGAAGCCAAGACACATTTTGAAGAAGCAGTGGTACAAGCTGACCCCTGAGCAGCAGGATGAGATCCTctctgatgaagaggatgaacgGCTGCGGGCTCAAGCCTGGTGCGGTAACTCGGACGACGACGCTGGCAGTTTGGACGGCGTCTCTGATTCTGATTCTGACAAATCCCTTGATCTCGACGAGGAAATCAACCGCGGTTACATTGTACGCCCTCAGGCCAAGGATCACGAGTCCACAGTGCCCGATGTCAATAACATGCAGGGCTGGATAGACTTTGTCAATCAATCCATATTAGGTGGCATACCCGTAGATCtcggagaagaggagaagattaGGGCTCAAGCCTGGAGCTCTTATCCTGACCACGATCCAGGAGAGGACTGGGATTGGGATGATTTGATCAGAGAGAGGCGAAATCGACGCTCGCATCAGCAAGAGCCTGGTTCAGGATCTGATTCACAGGGTGAAGGAGACTCGGACGATGAAATGGAGGAttacgatgatgatgaggaggaagatggagaaggcagcTATGTTTATAATGATGATATGGAAGACGGCAacggtgatgaagaggatgatgctgatgacaATAATCTGGCAGTATAG
- the HAT2 gene encoding Histone acetyltransferase type B subunit 2, with product MAPQGSELDPPDVDMVHDEEDDQEERLINEEYKTWKKNSPFLYDMILGTALTWPTLTVQWFPDVKEPEGKNYRMHRLLLGTHTSDGSANFLQIADVQIPKAVAPNPDDYDEERGEIGGYGKAGDVAALKCDIVQRIEHPGEVNKARYQPQNPDIIATLGVDGRILIFDRTKHPLQPATLGKVNAQIELIGHKEEGFGLNWSPHEEGCLVSGSEDTTMCLWDLKLLEADSRILRPVRRYTHHARIVNDVQYHPISKNFIGSVSDDQTLQIVDLRQSETNKAAVVAKQGHLDAINALAFNPKSEVLVATASADKTIGIWDLRNVKEKVHTLEGHNDAVTSLAWHPTEAGILGSGSYDRRIIFWDLSRVGEEQLPDDQDDGPPELLFMHGGHTNHLADFSWNPNEPWLVASAAEDNLLQIWKVAESIVGKDDGDLPVDELDR from the exons ATGGCGCCTCAAGGCTCTGAGCTCGACCCTCCCGATG TCGACATGGtccatgatgaagaagatgaccaAGAGGAACGTCTCATCAATGAGG AGTACAAAACATGGAAGAAAAATAGCCCGTTCTTATACGACATGATTCTTGG AACGGCCTTGACTTGGCCAACCTTAACAGTCCAATGGTTTCCTGACGTCAAGGAACCAGAAGGCAAAAACTATCGCATGCACCGTCTTTTGCTCGGAACTCACACCTCGGATGGCAGCGCCAACTTTCTCCAAATCGCCGATGTCCAGATACCCAAAGCTGTAGCACCGAACCCTGACGACTATGACGAGGAACGAGGCGAGATTGGAGGCTACGGAAAGGCAGGCGATGTTGCTGCGCTTAAATGTGATATTGTACAAAGAATTGAGCACCCTGGAGAGGTCAACAAGGCTCGCTATCAACCTCAAAACCCAGATATCATTGCTACccttggtgttgatggcAGAATTCTCATCTTTGATCGGACAAAGCACCCCTTACAGCCCGCAACTTTGGGCAAAGTGAACGCGCAGATTGAGCTAATCGGCCATAAGGAGGAAGGTTTTGGTCTCAATTGGAGTCCTCATGAGGAGGGATGCCTCGTTTCAGGTAGTGAGGATACGACTATGTGTTTGTG GGATTTGAAGCTTCTCGAGGCCGACTCAAGGATACTGCGACCTGTTCGCAGATATACTCACCACGCCCGAATTGTCAACGACGTCCAATACCACCCTATTTCCAAGAACTTCATCGGTTCTGTATCGGACGACCAGACCCTGCAAATCGTAGATCTGCGACAGAGCGAGACGAACAAGGCTGCTGTTGTCGCAAAACAAGGCCATTTGGATGCTATCAATGCGCTAGCGTTTAATCCAAAGTCTGAAGTCCTTGTTGCCACAGCGTCCGCCGATAAGACGATCGGAATCTGGGATCTACGAAACGTAAAGGAGAAGGTGCACACCCTTGAGGGCCACAATGACGCGGTAACATCCCTCGCCTGGCATCCTACCGAAGCCGGCATTTTGGGAAGTGGAAGTTATGATCGAAGAATTATCTTCTGGGACTTATCCCGCGTCGGTGAGGAACAGCTCCCCGACGACCAGGATGATGGTCCTCCTGAGTT GCTATTCATGCATGGCGGCCATACAAACCACCTAGCCGACTTCAGCTGGAATCCCAATGAGCCTTGGTTGGTTGCCAGTGCCGCTGAGGACAATCTGCTACAAATTTGGAAAGTTGCGGAATCTATTGTTGGAAAAGATGATGGCGACTTGCCAGTTGATGAGCTTGACCGATAG